The window TTATGGTCTCCGACGAAGCTCGCAAGGAGTTCGCAACTCTCCGACGCGCCTTCGACGAGGTCAACAGCCAGCTCCAGACAAAGTTCAGCCAGGTCGATTATTTTATTCTCGATTCCTTCCTTCTATCCGTAGATTGATTTAAGTGGGTTAGGATTACTGGGTTCACGTTGTCCTATTGCGTATTGTCTGATaggtaaattaatttaaattaggcGATACCCTTTTGGTGGATCGtgaaaatgaaatgaaagaAGATGCTTATCTATAACTGTGTTTGCATCTTAATTTTTAGTCGATTTTTAGCTATTAGCTTTGAATGATATGAATGTTGTGAGGCCGATGAAATTTTGTCGATTCTTCTAATTTTATTCTGCTTCTGAAGTCAAATAGTAGTATACTGTTGGTCAGGGGTTTATGATGGGATGGGGCATTGGCATTTGGCTCCTCAGTACTGGACAACCTATatcttgagatatgtttgagtTTACATCAATTTTGAACTGGAATATGAGGCTGCTGGTAAAGCTGTATTTGTTAAGAGAAGCGTGATTAGAATTGTCTTTGTTCTCTTGCAAGGAAAAGCCAGATAGCTATTTATCCAGTTTCTCATAAGCCATTCTATGCTAGCAATTTTGTCTAGTCAGTTCAACGTGTTAGTATCAACTCCGATGTAAGACCCAATTTTGTTTGAGTATCATCATTTGGATGGAAGACCTTGCTTTGGAATCATTTTCAGACAAAGAAATCAATGCCCTTTTACCCACTGTATTGTCCGACCAACCATACTAGTCCTCTGCAATTCAGCACATCTTTTGACTACCTTTTTACCGGTTTCCCCTGCCAGTCAAATTATTTGTGGCCTTTTTCCTTTTGAAGGCATGTAGGGTACATGCTTTGTGAAATCACaccttattttttattgttttcttaaATATGTAGGAACCAGAACCCATAGACTGGGAGTACTACAGGAAAGGCATCGGCTCACGCTTGGTTGATATGTATAAGCAAGCTTATGATGGTATGTGGTTCCTGTTGCTTTTGGTTTTCATTTCATATCGTTACTGGTCTTGTGGTTTTTTTGGccaattatttttagtttttgctAGCATCTGCTGTAAGCAATGTTGCCAACCCTTCTTTGGGGTGTGGCCAGAAATCTAAAAAGCAGTACTAGCTAGTTCTGTGGAATTCGACGATATTTTGAATTGGTTTGTGTTTCCAGGAAATAAGAAGAGCCTCAGGTTTTGAAACATCTTCCTCATGTTTACATTCTTTCATCGATGAATAGAAAAGATAACTTTCCTAAATGAGCTGTTCTATAAATCGATGCTTGTGTTTTGCTTGAAATTGATCTGTACGTCAATACCAGAAACGTTTCCGTGCAGAATACAAGGCCATAAGCATATCCCTTCTAAATGGAAGACTGaagaggaaggaaaggtttttTATTCAATGACCATAGTGGAATTACTACTCTCGCATTTGTGGAATGCTGCTTTCAGTTTTTCTCTTTCTCACTTGTTCATTCCCCTAATGACCAATAATTTCCTTTTGCTCTCTCCACCATCCTTGACCGTAACTTAGTTCAAAGATGATGCTAAAATTTTCGATTGCATCTACGATGATCTTTAAGTATTCAGGAACACATACATAGTTCGTTGATTTAGTACTATCATGATAATAAGTTGTTGGGGGTTTACAGATTCTTGTCTCTGCTGAAATTTGATTTTCTCAAGTATTAGCAACCCTGAGAAATTTCTGACATTAATCATGAAGATGCAATTCTTTATAAGCCTTCGGAGCTGTTCATAAAAGTTCCCCTGCAATTTAAATGAACTAATTTTTGTTATTCTTTGTTCAATGTTTAAAATATCTGATTTTTGTTTTCCTTCTGCAGAAATCAAAATTCCACAGTACGTAGACAATGTCACTCCTCAGTACAAACCTAAATTTGATGCTCTGGTGAGAATAATCACAAATCTTATCCTTCTGTTCTcgttgattttggaaatttgTATTCATTCTCTACCATTATTTCCTTGTGAACAGAAAAGATTTATATAATGCAACAGTTTTGGCTTATTTTCAAATCCGTGATTTTGAAACTGGGAAAATAATTTATTGTTCTGCTGATCTGTGTGGGTGTGCATGGAAGAATCTTATGATGATGTTCTCTTGGGCTGCAGTTAGTAGAACTGAAAGATGCTGAGCAGAAGTCGCTGAAAGAATCTGAAAGGCTGGAAAAAGAAATTGCAGAGGTCCAGGAGTTGAAGGTGATGAACATGtgtttttggaatttttggATAATATGTTTTCTTCTCACacataaaaatcacaattatatGGGGATTTCTCAAACCTTTGTGTTTGGTGTAACAGAAGAAGCTTAGCACCATGACAGCCGATGAATACTTCGAGAAGCATCCCGAGCTCAAAAAGAAATTTGATGACGAAATTCGAAATGATTATTGGGGTTATTAATTTCTGGCACGACATTTCAGGGAACTATTCTCCTGGtgaacttttcaagttcaacttcaatttattcaaaaataaagGGAAGGCCATATGTTCTTTGCCTTATTCtatttctttttatgttttCAATATTGTGAAAGATAAGATTACGGTATTTGAGAGTGCTTTAACTGCAGCTTCAGTTGGACAATCAGGATGTGTTTGACTGTGGAGAGACTAATCTCTTTCTGAAAAACTATAATGGATTTTTGCCTTCTGtcaattttctcatattttttaacGCTGATTTCTGTGAAACATTTTCAGGCCATGTGAATTTTTCCCAGACCAAAATTAACCTTTCCTTGCCTCATCTTGTTCAAATCTGGTTTTTAAGTTGCAGTTCTTAATCTTGAAGTAACACGATCATCATTTTTTAGGTATTCAAAATGTGTGAAATGTTTTTACGTGAGACCAGATTCAAAACCAAATCTCCGAGTATCggataaaatatatttcatttattttcgaACTTGTTTTATTGCGGGAAAATTGAAGGGGTGTTCGGGGCATTACATGAAAGTAGTTGGCTGTGTCCAATTTGATAGTCGGTTGATGCACAAGGACAAGAAATAGTTTACGGTTTTAAAACTCAAAATCCATGTTCTTCCCTTGAATTTTCTGTAATTTCAGTGCTATTGTGCAGATGAACATGGCTTGTAGACGCATGCATTACACCGTGAGTGGAATCAAATGTGTGGAAATTAGGCACAACGACCGGGACATTACGGGAAATTAGGCACAATCATTAATTTTTCATGCTATGTGGACTTTAACACATTTCAGTATAACCCTCTTAACAAGCAACCGTCGACAGAAAGAGATCCTTCCAAATGCTAAGAGAACAATGTTTTATCTAATCTAACACTATATTCGTGCTTAAAAAAACATGATATAGTCGTAAATTTCAACTCCAAAATGTTCAAGAATACAGTAACACAACAGCACGAGAAAACAAACTTCGAATGGCACCAAACAGTAGTATTAAATATGCAATCAACCTGTTTTGGAATATCAGGATGAGGAGCTCCATGATCGAACCCAATCGGTTAAAGTTGACAAGTTCCTATCAATATCATCAACAGAGTCGCTTCTAAGTGCCACCACAATACCTTCAGAATAACTCTCTTTGGCCTCCTCTAACAATATTTGAAAGATCTCGCATTCAATATTGTTTGAGAGCTTTTGACCTGTATATCCCCTGCCAGAGTAGTTCAAGCAAGATTAAGAACATAGAAATAATAATGAGACAAATTCAACAAACAGCAAGAGAAGCGTTGCACACCTTTTAGTCAGCCGATCATACAAAACAGAGTTTTCAGTTTGAAGCACCACTACTCGATCGAACCAACGCTCGGGAAAGAAGTCACAGCCGTGGTGATCTACAATGTTTCCACCTTCTTCCATCAAATCCTCAAGCTCATCGCATACCTGTTAACAAGAAGAATGATATAATGTGCACATAAAAGTTAAACTTAAAACCATGAAATGCCCTCTTTTGCGATGTCTGTATCAGAAATTTTAAGACCTTCAATCGAAAAATTGCAGCAAGCATCATCCAGTTACAAATTCAATCCGTTTGCTATAAATTTTTGTACATTGGACATCAACTATCTAGTGCCTTAATCAAGATTGGTTTCACTGCCAAGAAAGGCTTTTTTACATGCTTCCCCAGAAGCCCATCACGACTTCATAAATTCTCTGTAATTTCAGGGATCTGATTTCTAATATAAAAATCGAAAAAGCTCGTAGAAGTCATAAATTCACTCTTCAACTCAGAATATTTGCTCTAAATTTGAACATCACTGGCTAAGAATACAACAAAAtcagcaaaaaaaattaaactttacaGAGACAACAAAAGCATCAAAAACGAAAATCTTACGAGGTCCTCGTTGATGATATAGCAGTCGAACTGATCGTCCCAGCCATCGTGTAGGTTCTTCTCCTTGACCAAATCCCCGATGTTGATGTGTCTGAACTTGATCCCCTCCGCCAGAGCCGCAGACGTCGTAGTTTTCCCTGTCCCCGGTGTTCCCGTAATCAATATGTTGGGCTTCTCCCTCTTCTTTCTTCCGCCGCCGTTCTGAGCCATCTAATAGGGCTTGGGGGATTCTTGTTTGCTGTGGATtcggatttttaaattaaattaaattaaattaataatatatataataaaacatttatcaaaatatcCCAAAAATGTAAGAAACCGGGATTGAAGAACCCGGCaccttgaaaattttaaataaatagctAAAAACTCGAAAATGAATGGTgaataaatgtaatttttaaataaatttttttttttttatcgaattcAAGCCAAATGCACCttaatttcctttcttttttcttttttcttttttctatctCTATCATGATGAATATTTATAACTATTTTAACAATTTTCGAACTTGCTAATAGATTAGCTACActcatttgattgattgattgatttaatATAAGTAGTCTCGCgtcttaataaattaatataaaataacaaatagTCATCCTAAAGTTATTAGAGTAAGTCTCTTTTGAGAcgctctcacgaatctttatctgtgagacgggtcaaccatactgatattcacaataaaaagtaatattcttagtataaaaattaatattttttcatggatgaccaaaataagatatccgtctcataaaatacgatccgtgaaacGTCTCACcgaagtttttgtcaaattattATCCAAAATCCCTAATGAATgaatatttgtaaaaatatatatatatatatatNNNNNNNNNNNNNNNNNNNNNNNNNNNNNNNNNNNNNNNNNNNNNNNNNNNNNNNNNNNNNNNNNNNNNNNNNNNNNNNNNNNNNNNNNNNNNNNNNNNNGTGTAGTATATGGACACAGTGTTATTAATGTTTCAgaattttgatatatgttttttagTACAAAAATGATACTGTTTCCTGATACATTGTCCTGAATTATGGACGAGACTTGAGCTAGACCCGAAACCAACGGGACTCAAATTAAGACCAACATTGTCCTGTATTATGGACGAGACTTGAGCTAGACCCGAAACCAACGGGACTCAAATTAAGACCAACAAATCTCATATTCTCAACCTTAATCACTGAGTCAAGCTCTGGTCGGCTTTGGTCGTATATGTTAAACCATAGCTTTACttacttttttaattttaaaatataaaagtatatatttttaataataaattttgaatacATATATGTTTGTGTAGCAAATCTGCACCAGATTTGGGTAGTGGGAAATTGAGCAGATGATCCCATTAGCCAGAGGACATATTGTAATGCTTTCAATTTTTACAGGGTGTCTCTTTGAAAAAATTAATGGGTCTGTGTTGTTATGTAGTTTTCAGTAGGCATTTTCTTGTATCGAGTGAGCAGTACAGCTTCTAAAGTTTTGGCCACATGAGACCAAAACCCTAAATAATTTAGGGGTATGAAATtagattttatataaaatcttGTATATTTTAACTGACAATAGTTGCTAAAAAGGGTGTGCGACACTCTGATCTTTCCTTTGTCAGTGGCCCTTCTCATGTAGAAGG of the Primulina huaijiensis isolate GDHJ02 chromosome 1, ASM1229523v2, whole genome shotgun sequence genome contains:
- the LOC140987702 gene encoding ATP synthase subunit d, mitochondrial-like, giving the protein MSGAGKKIADVAFKAGKNIDWEGMAKLMVSDEARKEFATLRRAFDEVNSQLQTKFSQEPEPIDWEYYRKGIGSRLVDMYKQAYDEIKIPQYVDNVTPQYKPKFDALLVELKDAEQKSLKESERLEKEIAEVQELKKKLSTMTADEYFEKHPELKKKFDDEIRNDYWGY
- the LOC140987694 gene encoding adenylate kinase isoenzyme 6 homolog, with amino-acid sequence MAQNGGGRKKREKPNILITGTPGTGKTTTSAALAEGIKFRHINIGDLVKEKNLHDGWDDQFDCYIINEDLVCDELEDLMEEGGNIVDHHGCDFFPERWFDRVVVLQTENSVLYDRLTKRGYTGQKLSNNIECEIFQILLEEAKESYSEGIVVALRSDSVDDIDRNLSTLTDWVRSWSSSS